From the genome of Actinacidiphila yeochonensis CN732, one region includes:
- a CDS encoding SIS domain-containing protein → MLTPLLALTDRLGLTSTPGDALHALADRLDAAATRCGPAVATYTNPAKTLAAELDASLPLLWSQGRVAAAAGRRFAAVLAAQARRPALAAALPAALTAHGPLLAGAAAQAADPEDFFRDRVEDPGGLRVRVVLLQEAADQPGSAAPAARELAHAHSTPLSEITAPGGTPLETTAELLALTDFAAAYLAVATTERPHTE, encoded by the coding sequence ATGCTGACCCCGTTGCTGGCCCTCACCGACCGGCTGGGGCTCACCAGCACCCCCGGCGACGCGCTGCACGCCCTCGCCGACCGGCTCGACGCGGCAGCCACCCGCTGCGGCCCCGCCGTCGCCACCTACACCAACCCCGCCAAGACGCTGGCCGCCGAACTCGACGCGTCCCTGCCCCTGCTCTGGAGCCAGGGACGCGTGGCCGCGGCCGCCGGCCGCCGCTTCGCCGCGGTGCTCGCAGCCCAGGCCCGCAGACCCGCCCTCGCCGCGGCGCTGCCCGCCGCGCTCACCGCCCACGGCCCGCTGCTGGCCGGCGCCGCCGCCCAGGCCGCGGACCCCGAGGACTTCTTCCGCGACCGTGTCGAGGACCCCGGCGGGCTCCGCGTCCGCGTCGTCCTCCTCCAGGAGGCCGCCGACCAGCCGGGCTCCGCCGCGCCGGCGGCCCGCGAGCTGGCCCACGCCCACAGCACCCCGCTCAGCGAGATCACCGCTCCGGGCGGCACCCCCCTGGAGACCACCGCCGAACTCCTCGCCCTCACCGACTTCGCGGCCGCGTACCTGGCTGTCGCCACGACCGAAAGACCCCACACGGAATGA
- a CDS encoding Trm112 family protein — protein sequence MPLVEPSLLEILACPACHAPLREDADAGELVCTSDTCGLAYPVRDEIPVLLVDEARRPA from the coding sequence ATGCCGCTCGTCGAACCCAGCCTGCTGGAAATCCTCGCCTGCCCCGCCTGCCACGCGCCCCTGCGTGAGGACGCCGACGCCGGCGAGCTGGTGTGCACCTCCGACACCTGTGGCCTCGCCTACCCGGTGCGCGACGAGATCCCCGTGCTCCTCGTCGACGAGGCCCGCCGCCCCGCCTGA